From Podospora bellae-mahoneyi strain CBS 112042 chromosome 3, whole genome shotgun sequence, the proteins below share one genomic window:
- a CDS encoding hypothetical protein (EggNog:ENOG503P10C; COG:S), which yields MDEEHTITLNLGSSPDPLIDPILSPPMLPPSRVKPRAQPAARLLSIARSPRKRTFELDIGSPVSPQRLLVTVQAEDEVRNTKGIKRRLFQSPTPKRGVMRGGGDVTTTVVPVRGLSDDEGVTPRRRGRPRKSGTPVPTTRRKRPGTPGAKAVVARGTSRSPQKSPQKQQPLNEDALEHIEATPRPVSLLKRPAKRKSMTPAKEDTQPRKRGRPRKSLVPAEMNMGSIAEILQQDNASRLPPVQHDFFGQDQFTAGEDHEDDGAGDMEDDIWLGTLSSPAAQRLRTSLSNRSPPKEPSPAPEPEPEAEPSPEPEQQPQPEHSEGDFDEQGEWGDMHDGPEDDYDEGDYMTSPVRDLGDAQDTMAGAEDFTEVPLAELRSLMNSSMMAGQEQQQEEELGEATKVIIKNGIDYLRQSRGTAAGEGPQEAVQETGEEHDFGFSVGPGRTSQLEAAEPRKPFDFGSSFHPGQSTQMPSVRRRRETNFNFSVGPEKPAASSHAEQLEGLDFGQSTQKSPTPPRKNFDFDFSILPGENMAAERRSESASSSPVGKQEAKAAERAAVLRREVAGFGSSIGPVQKAGTSSFEVKSRSFDPDFFSDESREQSAEPRQSSEEPRRHSEEPRRESEEPRQEIEEPRHESDEPRQASEEPSQKEQYSRSRPDPDFEFSDGPVPQPEPDQDVQPERQWAETSGYSATEQQDDPGQEPDREQPKPYKRPYKRLPPRPSEVEIRAEVEAEDEPADDSDAWWNRVPEKPKPIKKPKSLLGKLIRKAARQRTDSANTTQEPSPADTSNLSGEGDSFSTLPDEVYAAATPGQHVESQLEEQHDDKVRDGEREEEPDNDGGEEEAQAASHPIQPSIERPSSTPSPIPSEAEGDGVDEAGTVSPNQPAQPNVQVEMPSSPPASDPSPPVPVARLPQHTRTKSNETPADQLSDVAPLPRTDLNVQSLNLAPPGSQPRPSLSPIVRAGRVLQLVTSDPPSPPGRDSVLRSPFRGSFEKSSQSPAPLISQPRATHSPSPQRTDTAQEKQQDRPWFRGLQQIKNFVAETAKSLSPTRISNPRPEPEQEPEEEPEEDLQETPSRRSSGREARFSEPEVDPEATVSAPNSAIAEPARRRAQERAEPARTSNFGFRGSFTSSRNHETTDRRPQQKATRLPAKEPTPQPEPELFTMDPVNTQQPELPTQEEEDDADFWLEAGGVTPFAPRVVPPQIKAPVVESRQSSKIPTLGRNISRQQQRDGQENQLRSSRNSQIDDAYEIEQESSSILEQLDKRPAVKPTPAPARTNLSGFFSSPVLLPGQETPGMGLFKPSRREPANNLVQQQQKERKKLQQPDNSLFAHLVEIEEQQNQSVTAEAVTKKQSGFGNASQNVEVRSGAHDDSLESIDGGLKGKEKDRGRRSTSARAQEIMEKRLARITEGQRKAKEQMTAASTSQSFALQPSTSQPSASQPSAAQPSTTQPSTSRTDNTADQAKTSIRAKGKEPERPPIPAPRPLSPVEPQENPNKIPQLRNFAPRRREFGENTLFQPQAGPAKAAAPPTTTNVLNPDNSQVGRFFEESRQLIEPQKKRRQRVRAQNGQQISAEVFSSPKTTPPRHEPNRAASPAKSSFRSPLKGKTPGPVVEFTSSTLSPLPRERRANSPQKTRQSRSQKQGAGEGGIGERTGADNRREEPVVSYPELPEPQPEASEEEENGRQADPFSDTSQQRKDRELREQQDRQGWRAQELGPPLHYGKASFEQRLHQAKAQEPEQRPRGATWEGYGREVEEQPSELDWEAIGEQEPDQGHYDEDGEDRDQEPTPPLSEQDQQRYEPYQPRQRDYQGRDLEPVEEEDYSDEEEEGDYDHHQQGTYAQEGDYDHEDDYDHGDYNQEDDHDHQQGEHDHEQEQEEEEPPQSFFPKFSLPSLPNPLSLLSSLVPTTTSPPPNDPLKGWGIPNWELLDQCLTLHRQHRLPILPLSDVSKSFVGLVPSIGEPQEAMTIEVWHLQIVEYYKHVVLHTRGEEDKWTEWELVRMLFAVLIGEMRRRDRKGMEERRRKREEVKKERERKKRGWFSLGGVFAGGGKYKVEKPKRKERSRR from the exons ATGGATGAAGAACACACCATAACGCTGAACCTGGGATCTTCACCCGACCCGCTAATAGATCCGATTCTCAGCCCACCGATGCTGCCGCCGTCGCGCGTCAAACCACGAGCCCAACCCGCCGCGCGACTTTTATCCATTGCGAGATCGCCTAGGAAACGAACCTTTGAGCTCGACATTGGCAGCCCCGTTTCGCCACAGAGGCTGCTGGTGACTGTCCAGGCTGAGGACGAGGTGAGGAATACAAAGGGCATAAAGCGCCGGCTTTTCCAATCGCCGACGCCGAAACGGGGAGTtatgaggggaggaggggatgttACCACTACCGTGGTGCCGGTGCGCGGTctgagtgatgatgagggagtGACGCCGCGGAGGAGAGGTCGGCCACGGAAATCTGGGACGCCGGTACCTACGACGCGACGAAAACGACCTGGTACACCAGGAGCGAAGGCTGTTGTTGCGAGAGGCACGTCTCGATCGCCACAAAAGTCCCCtcagaagcagcagccactAAACGAAGATGCGCTGGAACATATCGAGGCGACGCCGCGACCCGTCAGCCTGTTGAAGAGGCCGGCGAAACGAAAGTCGATGACACCCGCAAAAGAGGATACCCAGCCGAGAAAAAGAGGACGGCCGCGGAAGAGTCTGGTTCCTGCCGAGATGAATATGGGCAGCATTGCGGAAATACTACAACAGGACAACGCTTCGAGATTACCACCAGTACAACATGACTTTTTCGGCCAGGATCAATTTACGGCAGGGGAGGATcacgaggatgatggtgcaGGCGACATGGAGGATGATATCTGGCTTGGGACCCTTTCGTCGCCTGCCGCGCAGAGACTCCGGACGAGTTTAAGCAATCGATCTCCCCCGAAGgaaccatcaccagcaccagaaCCCGAGCCGGAAGCAGAACCGTCCCCAGAGCCggaacaacaaccacaacccgAGCACTCCGAAGGTGATTTCGATGAACAAGGCGAGTGGGGCGACATGCACGATGGACCTGAGGACGATTACGATGAGGGCGATTACATGACAAGTCCAGTTCGTGATTTGGGGGATGCTCAGGATACCATGGCGGGAGCGGAGGACTTTACAGAGGTCCCGCTTGCCGAGCTCAGGTCTCTGATGAATTCCAGTATGATGGCCGGGCAGGAACAAcagcaagaggaagagctcgGTGAAGCCACAAAAGTCATTATTAAGAATGGTATCGACTATCTTAGGCAGAGTCGAGGGACTGCGGCTGGGGAGGGCCCACAAGAGGCAGTACAAGAGACAGGGGAAGAGCATGATTTCGGGTTTAGTGTCGGGCCAGGGCGGACATCTCAACTGGAAGCTGCTGAGCCAAGGAAGCCATTTGACTTTGGTTCTAGTTTTCACCCTGGGCAGAGCACTCAAATGCCTTCTGTGCGCCGACGAAGGGAGACCAATTTCAACTTCAGTGTCGGGCCTGAGAAACCTGCTGCATCTTCTCATGCTGAGCAGCTGGAGGGACTCGATTTCGGACAAAGCACTCAAAAATCCCCCACTCCACCACGGAAGAACTTTGATTTTGATTTCAGCATTTTGCCGGGTGAGAACATGGCTGCTGAGAGGAGAAGCGAGTCTGCTTCCAGCTCCCCTGTTGgaaaacaagaagcaaaGGCTGCTGAGAGGGCAGCTGTTTtgcggagggaggtggcTGGTTTTGGTTCTAGCATTGGACCAGTGCAGAAAGCTGGCACATCTTCGTTTGAAGTGAAGAGCAGATCATTTGATCCTGATTTTTTTAGTGACGAGTCTAGGGAACAAAGCGCGGAGCCAAGGCAAAGTTCTGAAGAGCCCAGGCGACACAGCGAGGAGCCAAGGCGAGAGTCTGAGGAGCCACGACAAGAAATCGAGGAACCCAGGCATGAGTCTGACGAACCGAGACAAGCGTCTGAAGAACCGTCACAGAAAGAACAGTACTCTAGGTCGAGGCCCGACCCAGACTTTGAGTTCAGTGATGGGCCTGTTCCGCAACCCGAGCCGGACCAGGATGTGCAACCAGAAAGACAATGGGCCGAGACCTCAGGATATTCAGCAACCGAGCAGCAAGATGACCCAGGACAAGAACCAGACCGGGAGCAACCCAAGCCTTACAAACGACCTTACAAACGATTGCCACCCCGTCCCAGCGAGGTCGAAATCCGAGCTGAAGTcgaagccgaggatgaaCCCGCAGACGACTCCGATGCTTGGTGGAACCGAGTTCCAGAAAAGCCGAAGCCAATAAAGAAGCCAAAGTCACTACTCGGGAAGTTGATCCGCAAGGCTGCTCGTCAACGGACAGATTCGGCCAACACAACGCAGGAACCATCGCCTGCCGACACATCAAACCTGAGTGGAGAAGGGGATTCCTTCTCTACCTTGCCCGATGAAGTGTATGCCGCTGCAACTCCAGGCCAACACGTGGAATCGCAGCTTGAAGAGCAACATGACGACAAAGTGCGCGatggagaaagagaggaggaaccggacaatgatggaggggaagaggaagcgcAGGCCGCGAGCCACCCAATCCAGCCGTCTATTGAGCGGCCCTCATCA ACACCATCCCCAATACCCTCCGAGGCTGAAGGCGATGGCGTAGACGAAGCAGGGACCGTttcacccaaccaaccagcacAGCCGAATGTTCAGGTCGAGAtgccctcttccccaccTGCCAGTGACCCTAGCCCGCCGGTCCCTGTTGCCCGCCTGCCGCAGCACACCAGAACAAAGTCGAACGAAACCCCAGCCGATCAGCTGTCGGACGTGGCACCTCTACCGAGAACAGACTTGAATGTACAGTCACTAAACCTAGCGCCCCCAGGATCGCAGCCCCGGCCTAGCCTTTCACCCATAGTACGTGCCGGCCGAGTTTTGCAGCTTGTGACATCCGATCCGCCCTCGCCCCCAGGGAGAGACAGTGTACTGCGGAGTCCATTTCGGGGATCGTTTGAGAAGTCGAGCCAGTCCCCCGCGCCCTTGATCTCACAGCCCCGAGCCACCCACTCCCCGTCGCCGCAGCGTACTGACACCGCCcaggagaagcagcaggaCCGACCTTGGTTTAGAGGACTACAGCAGATTAAGAATTTTGTTGCCGAAACAGCCAAGAGTTTGTCGCCCACCCGGATTTCGAATCCCAGGCCAGAACCTGAGCAGGAGCCTGAGGAGGAACCCGAGGAGGATCTTCAGGAGACCCCAAGTAGAAGAAGTTCTGGGCGTGAGGCGCGTTTTAGTGAGCCTGAGGTTGACCCAGAAGCTACCGTTAGCGCTCCCAATTCTGCGATCGCTGAACCAGCACGACGTCGGGCTCAAGAGCGAGCCGAGCCTGCGCGCACAAGCAATTTTGGTTTCCGGGGGTCGTTTACTTCTAGCCGAAATCACGAGACTACAGACAGGAGACCACAACAAAAAGCGACTCGTCTGCCTGCCAAAGAACCGACACCCCAGCCTGAACCGGAGCTTTTCACTATGGACCCTGTTaacacacaacaaccagaGCTGCCAActcaggaagaggaagatgatgctgatttCTGGCTCGAGGCTGGTGGCGTCACCCCTTTCGCTCCAAGAGTGGTGCCCCCGCAGATCAAAGCACCTGTTGTTGAGTCCCGGCAGAGCAGCAAGATCCCGACTCTGGGGAGGAATATCAGCCGTCAACAACAAAGGGATGGCCAAGAAAATCAGCTTCGCTCTTCACGGAATTCTCAGATTGATGACGCTTATGAAATCGAACAAGAGTCCAGTTCTATCCTGGAACAGCTTGACAAGCGGCCGGCCGTCAAACCCACCCCAGCTCCGGCGAGGACCAATCTGAGCGGCTTTTTTTCATCGCCTGTCTTGTTGCCTGGCCAAGAGACGCCCGGTATGGGGTTGTTCAAGCCATCACGGCGAGAGCCAGCCAACAACCTAgtgcaacagcaacaaaaggAACGGAAGAAGCTGCAACAACCGGATAATAGCTTGTTTGCTCATTTGGTGGAGATTGAGGAACAGCAAAATCAAAGTGTTACTGCTGAAGCAGTCACTAAGAAGCAATCGGGTTTCGGGAATGCTTCGCAGAACGTGGAGGTGCGGTCTGGCGCACATGATGATAGCCTTGAAAGCATCGATGGCGGTTTAAAAGGCAAGGAAAAGGACAGAGGACGGAGGTCCACTTCCGCTCGTGCTCAGGAGATCATGGAGAAGCGGTTGGCCAGGATCACGGAAGGTCagaggaaggcgaaggagCAGATGACAGCAGCCTCTACATCGCAGTCATTTGCATTGCAGCCTTCAACATCGCAACCCTCTGCATCTCAGCCGTCTGCAGCGCAGCCGTCTACAACTCAGCCATCCACTTCTCGGACGGATAACACGGCCGATCAAGCAAAGACGAGCATTCGGGCCAAGGGCAAAGAGCCAGAACGGCCGCCCATCCCCGCCCCTCGCCCCCTCTCTCCCGTCGAGCCTCAAGAGAACCCGAATAAAATCCCCCAACTTCGAAACTTTGCGCCCCGCAGACGAGAATTTGGAGAAAACACTCTCTTCCAACCACAGGCAGGGCCCGCCAAAGCAGCAGCCCCCCCGACCACTACCAATGTGCTCAACCCAGACAACAGCCAAGTCGGCCGCTTCTTTGAGGAAAGCCGTCAGTTGATTGAGCCTCAAAAGAAACGTCGGCAGCGGGTACGGGCTCAGAACGGTCAACAAATCTCGGCCGAGGTTTTTTCTAGTCCAAAAACTACGCCCCCGAGACATGAGCCGAACCGAGCGGCGTCTCCTGCCAAATCCTCGTTTCGATCGCCGCTCAAGGGGAAGACTCCCGGTCCGGTTGTCGAGTTTACGAGTAGTACGCTCTCGCCGTTGCCGCGCGAGAGGCGGGCAAACTCACCGCAGAAGACGAGGCAATCTCGGAGTCAGAAGCAAGGtgctggagaaggtggaATTGGTGAGCGGACTGGCGCGGACAACCGTCGTGAGGAGCCGGTGGTTAGCTACCCTGAGCTGCCTGAGCCACAGCCTGAAGCcagtgaagaggaagagaatgGGCGGCAAGCTGATCCTTTCTCGGATACCTCTCAGCAGCGAAAAGATCGGGAGTTGAGAGAGCAGCAGGACCGGCAGGGTTGGAGGGCACAAGAGTTGGGACCGCCGCTGCACTATGGGAAGGCGTCGTTTGAGCAGAGACTTCATCAGGCCAAGGCGCAAGAACCGGAACAGAGACCGAGGGGGGCTACGTGGGAGGGCTATGGCCGGGAAGTGGAGGAGCAGCCGTCAGAGCTGGATTGGGAGGCAATTGGGGAGCAGGAGCCTGATCAGGGTCACtacgatgaggatggtgaagacAGGGACCAAGAGCCTACCCCTCCTCTGTCTGAACAGGACCAGCAGCGGTATGAACCGTATCAGCCTCGGCAACGTGATTACCAGGGGAGGGATCTTGAGcctgttgaggaagaggattactcggatgaggaagaagagggagattACGATCACCATCAACAGGGCACCTACGCTCAAGAGGGTGACTACGATCACGAGGATGACTATGACCATGGCGACTACAACCAAGAAGACGACCATGATCATCAACAGGGCGAACACGACCATgaacaagagcaagaagaagaagaacccccccaatccttcttccccaaattctccctcccctccctccccaaccccctttctctcctctcctccctcgtccccaccaccacctctccccccccaaatgACCCCCTCAAAGGATGGGGAATCCCCAACTGGGAACTCCTAGACCAAtgcctcaccctccaccgccaacaccgcctccccatcctccccttaTCCGACGTCTCAAAATCCTTCGTCGGTCTCGTCCCCTCAATCGGGGAACCACAAGAAGCAATGACGATTGAGGTCTGGCACTTACAGATAGTAGAGTACTACAAACATGTTGTCTTGCACacccgaggagaagaagataaATGGACGGAGTGGGAGCTTGTACGGATGTTATTTGCTGTGCTGATAGGGGAGATGAGAAGACGGGATaggaaggggatggaggaacggaggaggaaaagggaggaggtaaagaaggagagggagaggaaaaagagggggtggtttaGCCTTGGAGGGGtgtttgctggtggggggaaGTATAAGGTTGAAAAGCcgaagaggaaagagaggagcaggaggtgA
- the RPN6 gene encoding 26S proteasome regulatory subunit rpn6 (EggNog:ENOG503NU6M; BUSCO:EOG092630YS; COG:O), whose product MAQGDSERVREAQKLAPVNPQKAIELYKEIISQPPSINSEAAIREYETALISLGELYRDQQNTHELVSLVTTSRTVLSSFAKAKTAKLVRQLLDLFDAIPNSLETQIAVTKSCIEWATSERRSFLRQNLETRLVALYMKKQAYYDALTLINGLLKELKRMDDKLVLVEVQLLESRVYHALGNISKARAALTSARTSAASVYTPPLLQANLDMQSGMLHAEDKDFQTAFSYFIEALDGYHSQDEASRAQAALQYMLLCKIMLNLADDVNQLMTSKQAQKYAGKSLEAMKAIARAHSNRSLEEYERALGTYKWELASDGFVRNHLRRLYDAMLEQNLIKVIEPFSRVEIDHIAKMVSLDKEQVERKLSQMILDKVIIGVLDQGAGCLIIYDETHRDEAYDAALATIEKLSNVVDVLYTNQASLLE is encoded by the exons ATGGCGCAAGGCGACTCCGAGAGGGTGCGCGAGGCTCAGAAGCTCGCCCCAGTCAACCCCCAGAAAGCTATCGAACTTTACAAGGAGATTATCTCCCAACCGCCATCCATAAACTCCGAGGCCGCTATTCGGGAATATGAGACTGCCCTTATCAGCCTGGGAGAGCTCTACCGCGACCAACA GAACACACACGAGCTCGTGAGTCTCGTAACCACAAGCCGGACAGTTCTGTCTTCGTTCGCCAAGGCAAAGACAGCCAAGTTGG TGcgccagctcctcgaccTTTTCGATgccatccccaactccctcgaAACCCAGATCGCCGTCACAAAATCTTGCATAGAATGGGCCACCTCCGAGAGACGAAGCTTCCTTCGACAAAACCTCGAGACCCGCCTTGTTGCCCTGTACATGAAGAAGCAAGCGTACTATGATGCTCTTACACTCATCAACGGCCTcctcaaggagctcaagcGCATGGACGACAAGCTTGTCCTCGTCGAAGTCCAACTCCTCGAGTCTAGAGTGTACCACGCCCTCGGCAACATCTCCAAAGCCCGCGCCGCCCTCACCAGCGCTCGTACCTCTGCCGCCTCAGTctacaccccccctctcctccaagccaACCTCGACATGCAGTCCGGCATGCTCCACGCTGAAGATAAGGACTTTCAGACGGCATTCTCCTACTTCATCGAGGCCCTCGACGGCTACCACTCCCAAGACGAGGCCTCCCGCGCCCAGGCTGCGCTGCAGTACATGCTCCTTTGCAAGATCATGCTCAACCTTGCCGACGACGTCAATCAGCTCATGACCAGTAAGCAGGCCCAGAAATACGCCGGCAAGTCCCTCGAGGCTATGAAGGCCATCGCCCGCGCGCACTCTAACCGCTCATTGGAGGAGTACGAGCGTGCCCTGGGTACCTACAAGTGGGAGCTGGCGAGCGATGGATTTGTTCGGAACCATCTGAGGAGGCTGTACGATGCCATGCTCGAGCAGAACCTTATCAAGGTCATCGAGCCGTTCAGCCGGGTTGAGATTGACCACATTGCCAAGATGGTCAGCTTGGACAAGGAgcaggtggagaggaagctgTCGCAGATGATTCTGGACAAGGTGATTATTGGTGTGCTGGATCAGGGGGCGGGGTGCTTGATTATTTATGACGAGACGCATCGGGATGAGGCGTATGATGCGGCGTTGGCGACGATTGAAAAGTTGAGCAATGTGGTGGATGTGCTTTACACCAACCAGGCTTCGCTTTTGGAGTAG
- a CDS encoding hypothetical protein (EggNog:ENOG503NYW3): protein MADFEANQLPQPTTPSPKIPKELSFENVVKNQTASPCSLPDFTLYLTHSSHSPEILHFFLWYWDYVQRWSQLLPRQKALSPAWDPEKATEGPRAARFITYSHKRARSLKMEKVLAVMDINSPHSDEQPEKEGDMSRSRSSSASSSVTTASAVSVVVSGQPRTPSSSISGILSPTESMRGCSWQPFTIQPNHPELSRITKLFLSSPETLKCLSRHDREQCIRAVQHTTHPTALLPAFMSVESTLRNLLHPAFIRHSITNANTARLVFTGVICAILALLGFIVEMVLILSKQSPYLRVLGLLFFWPGLTGLFASIKGLDVYLHFQQKRQLRPWEQTSLPLFHSPSTDKNEKRGHERMDTTSTSISSTAPFTPTGVDTRGREQNTTWEEQYRQQSWKKKTFTTAVPVESKPLIVLQDRIIFLSILWAGISSSGLTVAVLFIPARNLF, encoded by the exons ATGGCGGACTTTGAAGCAAAccagctcccccaaccaacaaccccttcccccaagaTCCCCAAAGAGCTCTCCTTCGAAAATGTAGTCAAGAACCAAACAGCCTCC CcctgctccctccccgactTTACACTCTACCtaacccactcctcccactcccccgaAATCCtccacttcttcctctggtACTGGGACTACGTCCAACGCTGgtcccaactcctccctcgccaaaaaGCCCTATCCCCAGCATGGGACCCAGAAAAAGCCACCGAAGGCCCAAGAGCAGCGAGGTTTATCACTTACAGCCACAAACGGGCCAGGAGcttgaagatggagaaggtgcTCGCAGTTATGGACATCAATTCCCCTCATTCTGACGAGCAGCCCGAGAAGGAAGGTGATATGTCAAGAAGCCGTTCGAGTTCAGCTTCTTCTAGTGTTACAACAGCGAGCGCTGTGTCGGTTGTTGTTTCGGGGCAACCGAGGACGCCGTCGTCTTCTATAAGTGGGATTTTGAGCCCGACCGAGTCAATGAGAGGGTGTAGTTGGCAGCCAT TCACCATCCAGCCAAACCACCCCGAACTCTCCCGCATAACAaagctcttcctctcctctcccgaGACGTTGAAATGTCTATCACGGCACGACAGAGAGCAGTGCATACGTGCGGTGCAGCATACAACCCACCCTACCGCCCTACTTCCGGCATTCATGTCGGTCGAGTCGACATTAAGAAACCTGCTTCATCCAGCTTTTATCCGCCACTCAATTACCAACGCAAACACTGCTCGGCTTGTCTTCACGGGTGTAATCTGCGCCATCCTCGCGCTACTAGGGTTCATCGTcgagatggtgttgatccTCTCAAAGCAATCCCCCTACTTACGAGTCCTCGGATTGCTATTCTTCTGGCCCGGGCTTACCGGTTTATTCGCCTCTATCAAAGGGCTGGATGTATACCTCCACTTTCAACAAAAACGCCAACTTCGCCCTTGGGAGCAAACCTCCCTTCCACTCTTCCACTCGCCCTCGACCGATAAGAatgagaaaagggggcatGAGAGGATGGACAcgaccagcaccagcatcagTTCCACAGCCCCATTTACCCCGACAGGCGTCGACACAAGAGGCAGAGAGCAAAATACCACCTGGGAGGAACAATACCGACAACAGAGCTGGAAGAAAAAGACCTTCACCACCGCAGTCCCAGTAGAAAGCAAACCTCTGATCGTCCTGCAAGACCGAATCATCTTCCTGTCGATACTCTGGGCCGGCATCTCGTCATCTGGCCTGACAGTGGCGGTGTTGTTCATCCCGGCAAGAAATCTCTTCTAA
- the sof1 gene encoding Protein sof1 (COG:A; EggNog:ENOG503NV6T), whose amino-acid sequence MKQIKALTRPTTVQQAPGSDNQRAPRNLAPEIHPFERAREYQRALNAVKLERMFAKPFLGQLGSGHVQGIYSMCKDKNSLSSVASGSGDGIVKVWDLTSREEVWKASAHNNVVKGLTFTNDKKLLSCATDGIKLWDPYTPASDNTSPLASWQEGGPYTSLSAHRTGNVFAASSGAGCIRVWDLEQSTAAQTIQWPNHTDTITDVCFNQVETSVIASVGTDRSVILFDLRTNMPVVKTVLKFAANRVVFNPMEAMNLAVASEDHNVYVFDARNFNKAQNIHKGHVAAVMDVEFSPTGEELVTGSYDRTIRIFKRDQGSSRDMYHTKRMQRVFRTMWTMDSKYLISGSDDGNLRLWRANASERSGVKSTKQRQALEYNKALTERFGHMPEIRRISRHRHVPKVIKKAGEIKREELAAIKRREENERKHSAKKFEKRKSEREKAILAKVQ is encoded by the exons ATGAAG CAGATCAAAGCTCTCACTCGGCCGACTACGGTCCAACAGGCCCCTGGTTCCGATAACCAGCGCGCCCCCCGAAACTTAGCCCCCGAAATCCATCCGTTCGAGAGAGCCAGAGAATACCAGAGAGCCCTCAATGCTGTCAAGTTGGAACGCATGTTCGCCAAGCCCTTCTTGGGACAGTTAGGGAGCGGTCACGTACAGGGTATCTACAGCATGTGCAAGGACAAGAACTCTCTCAGCAGTGTTGCTTCAGGTTCCGGTGACGGCATCGTCAAGGTCTGGGATCTTACGTcgcgggaggaggtttggaAGGCATCGGCCCACAACAATGTCGTCAAGGGATTGACCTTCACCAACGACAAGAAGCTTCTGTCTTGCGCGACCGACGGTATCAAGCTCTGGGACCCTTACACACCAGCCTCCGACAACACATCTCCTCTCGCATCATGGCAAGAAGGCGGCCCCTACACCTCTCTTTCGGCCCACCGGACAGGAAACGTCtttgctgcttcttcagGTGCCGGCTGCATCCGTGTGTGGGATCTTGAGCAGAGCACAGCCGCCCAGACCATCCAGTGGCCCAACCACACAGATACCATTACCGATGTGTGCTTCAATCAAGTTGAAACATCCGTCATTGCGTCTGTCGGAACAGATCGGTCGGTTATCTTATTCGATCTGCGAACAAACATGCCGGTTGTCAAGACAGTGCTCAAGTTTGCGGCCAACCGTGTTGTTTTCAACCCCATGGAGGCCATGAACTTAGCTGTGGCCTCGGAAGACCATAATGTTTACGTATTCGATGCCAGAAACTTCAACAAGGCTCAAAACATCCACAAGGGGCATGTCGCGGCTGTAATGGATGTTGAGTTCTCGCCTACCGGTGAGGAGCTTGTTACTGGCTCTTACGACAGGACCATCAGAATCTTTAAGCGCGACCAAGGTTCATCCCGCGACATGTACCACACCAAGAGAATGCAGAGAGTCTTCAGGACCATGTGGACCATGGACTCCAAGTACCTCATCAGCGGCAGTGACGACGGCAACCTCCGTTTGTGGCGCGCAAACGCCTCAGAGAGAAGTGGAGTCAAGTCGACGAAGCAGCGACAAGCCCTCGAATACAACAAGGCTCTTACCGAAAGGTTTGGCCATATGCCCGAAATCCGCCGCATCAGCCGTCACAGACATGTGCCCAaggtcatcaagaaggcgggCGAGATCAAGCGCGAGGAGTTGGCGGCCAtcaagaggagagaggagaACGAACGGAAACACTCGGCCAAGAAGTTTGAGAAGCGcaagagcgagagagagaaggcTATCTTGGCCAAGGTGCAGTAA
- a CDS encoding hypothetical protein (EggNog:ENOG503PGJZ) — translation MHFRSVIELLAMSSLAVTGASAACTPIPSSSTATPTPTPSVTPDCGGDQSIALCCMNLAPWSTNSGIWGGACGYYPADPNERVGARCITRAPGTNCFGSLLATCCAGFIPGQCSLGTRCT, via the exons ATGCATTTTCGATCTGTTATTGAACTGTTGGCGATGTCGTCGTTGGCCGTGACGGGCGCCTCGGCGGCATGCACTC CGATCCCATCCTCCAGTACTGCcactccgactccgacccCCAGTGTCACTCCCGACTGCGGTGGCGACCAGTCCATCGCTCTTTGCTGTATGAACTTGGCTCCTTGGTCCACCAACAGTGGAATCTGGGGAGGTGCTTGTGGTTACTATCCTGCTGATCCCAACGAGAGGGTCGGAGCGAGGTGTATTACCC GTGCTCCTGGCACGAATTGCTTTGGCAGTCTCCTTGCAACTTGTTGCGCTGGGTTCATT CCAGGACAGTGTTCTCTGGGTACTCGTTGCACATAA